The following proteins are encoded in a genomic region of Thermogemmatispora onikobensis:
- a CDS encoding helix-turn-helix domain-containing protein, translated as MLMLPAVTQHLTALEAAVGEPLFLRHRGNKELYNQIVQEAVPGPEWLAS; from the coding sequence TTGCTGATGCTGCCTGCGGTGACCCAGCACCTGACGGCGCTGGAGGCCGCCGTGGGTGAGCCGCTCTTTCTGCGGCACCGCGGCAACAAGGAACTTTACAACCAGATTGTGCAGGAGGCCGTGCCAGGGCCAGAGTGGCTGGCATCATGA